The following are encoded in a window of Sphingobium sp. Z007 genomic DNA:
- a CDS encoding LysR family transcriptional regulator, with amino-acid sequence MTLEQLRIFVGVAEREHMTRAAEALNVTQSAASAAIAALEARHDVPLFHRVGRGIELTEAGRMFLDEARAVLGRAASAGLALAEFGGLKRGTLRIVASQTIASYWLPARLAEFHRRHPLIGIELAIDNTDGAAAQVLDGTAELGFVEGSVDEPALAHWKVAEDRMLLVGAEPTGNVDETWVREANWIVREQGSGTRSTFEEVLRHRGVDPADLRIGMTLPSNEAVRSAVEAGAGVAVLSELVVRRALAAGHLHDLGLGLPARPFEALRHKERYRTKAADALTDLVKEHG; translated from the coding sequence ATGACCCTCGAACAGCTTCGTATTTTCGTTGGCGTCGCCGAGCGCGAGCATATGACCCGCGCCGCCGAGGCGCTCAACGTCACCCAGTCGGCGGCGAGTGCCGCCATCGCCGCGCTCGAAGCGCGCCACGACGTGCCGCTATTTCATCGGGTCGGGCGCGGCATTGAGCTCACCGAGGCGGGTCGCATGTTTCTGGACGAGGCGCGCGCCGTCCTCGGCCGGGCCGCGAGCGCCGGGCTGGCGCTGGCGGAGTTCGGTGGTCTCAAGCGCGGCACGCTGCGGATCGTCGCGAGTCAGACCATCGCCAGCTACTGGCTGCCTGCGCGGCTCGCTGAATTTCATCGTCGCCATCCGCTGATCGGCATCGAACTGGCGATCGACAACACCGACGGTGCTGCTGCGCAGGTGCTCGACGGCACGGCCGAACTTGGCTTTGTCGAAGGTTCGGTCGACGAGCCGGCACTTGCGCACTGGAAAGTCGCCGAGGACCGGATGTTACTGGTCGGCGCAGAGCCAACCGGAAATGTCGATGAAACCTGGGTCCGCGAGGCCAACTGGATCGTGCGCGAACAGGGATCGGGCACGCGCTCGACCTTCGAGGAGGTGCTGCGCCACCGCGGCGTCGACCCTGCCGATCTGCGCATCGGCATGACCCTGCCGTCCAATGAAGCGGTTCGCTCGGCTGTCGAAGCCGGCGCCGGGGTGGCAGTGCTGTCCGAACTCGTCGTGCGCAGGGCGCTGGCGGCGGGGCATCTGCATGACCTGGGTCTTGGGCTGCCCGCACGGCCGTTCGAAGCGCTGCGCCACAAGGAGCGTTACCGCACCAAAGCGGCCGACGCGCTGACCGATCTCGTGAAGGAGCATGGATGA
- a CDS encoding YncE family protein produces MITNHLKMAFAMSALGLLANPASAQQVPNATPDRPISSQDRFYTSDQFSNTVSVIDPSTNRLLGVIKLGDLTPANLSPLYKGQLLVHGIGFSPDGRTLAVISIGSNSVTFIDTATNAVKHTAYVGRSPHEAFFRPDGREVWVSVRGEDYIQVLDGKTFEPTTRITVPNGPGMTIFSPDGKYGYVCSSFSPETVVIDTKAKKVVGRVAQASPFCPDIAATPDGRQVWLTLKDVGKVMVFDAKPPFAVLKTIDTGPITNHVNIARTSRGQFAYVTVGTQNIVKVFRTDTFEQVATVSVGALPHGLWPSGDGTRIYVGLENGDGVAVIDTATNRLLTTIPIGQGPQGVAYVPGAVPSGDGMANLVPLDMASGKVQLTLSGQGQSQVTLFDQGQVQILQAAVAGLPPKQPFTLGLATKPDGTGAIQPLAKFMTNPAGAAIVNAVGPIRQIVADAAPAERRYLVIRAGDPDSQGAVVQKQAH; encoded by the coding sequence ATGATTACGAATCACCTCAAGATGGCGTTTGCCATGTCTGCCCTCGGCCTGCTGGCGAACCCCGCATCCGCGCAGCAGGTGCCCAATGCGACGCCCGACCGGCCGATCAGTTCGCAGGACCGCTTCTATACTTCGGACCAGTTTTCCAACACGGTATCGGTCATCGACCCATCAACCAACCGACTGCTCGGCGTCATCAAGCTCGGCGATCTGACGCCCGCCAATCTGAGCCCACTCTACAAGGGTCAGCTTCTGGTCCACGGCATCGGCTTCTCACCCGATGGCAGGACGCTGGCGGTGATCTCGATAGGGTCGAACTCGGTGACCTTCATCGATACGGCCACCAACGCGGTCAAGCACACCGCCTATGTCGGCCGCTCGCCGCACGAGGCGTTCTTCCGTCCCGACGGGCGCGAGGTCTGGGTCAGCGTTCGCGGCGAGGACTATATCCAGGTGCTCGATGGCAAGACGTTCGAACCCACCACGCGCATCACCGTCCCGAACGGCCCGGGCATGACGATCTTCTCGCCCGACGGCAAATACGGGTACGTTTGCTCGAGCTTCTCGCCCGAGACGGTCGTGATCGACACCAAAGCCAAGAAGGTCGTCGGACGTGTCGCCCAAGCTAGCCCCTTCTGCCCCGACATCGCCGCGACACCCGATGGCAGGCAGGTCTGGCTGACGCTCAAAGATGTCGGCAAGGTAATGGTGTTCGACGCCAAGCCGCCGTTCGCTGTCCTTAAGACGATCGACACCGGCCCCATCACCAATCACGTCAACATCGCCCGCACGTCGCGCGGACAGTTCGCCTATGTGACAGTCGGCACGCAGAACATCGTCAAGGTGTTCCGCACCGACACGTTCGAACAGGTGGCGACAGTTTCGGTCGGCGCGCTGCCGCACGGGTTATGGCCTTCGGGCGACGGCACCCGCATCTATGTTGGGCTGGAGAATGGCGACGGCGTTGCGGTCATCGATACTGCCACCAACCGCCTGCTCACGACCATCCCTATCGGTCAGGGGCCGCAGGGCGTCGCCTATGTACCGGGCGCGGTGCCTTCGGGCGACGGCATGGCCAATCTGGTCCCGCTCGATATGGCCAGCGGCAAGGTCCAGTTGACCCTGTCAGGCCAGGGCCAGAGCCAAGTCACTTTGTTCGATCAGGGGCAGGTCCAGATCCTGCAGGCCGCCGTCGCCGGCCTGCCGCCCAAGCAACCGTTCACGCTCGGACTGGCGACCAAACCCGACGGGACGGGTGCGATTCAACCTCTTGCCAAGTTCATGACCAATCCGGCCGGCGCCGCCATCGTCAACGCCGTCGGGCCGATCCGCCAGATTGTCGCGGATGCTGCCCCGGCCGAGCGCCGTTATTTGGTCATTCGTGCCGGTGATCCGGATTCGCAGGGCGCGGTAGTGCAGAAACAAGCCCATTGA
- a CDS encoding DUF305 domain-containing protein, whose product MRLKLILGLAGLGLAASAGALAAAPQDFATDMAAAMEQMHHEMMVAPSGDPDRDFAAMMIPHHQGAIEMAQAQLRYGKDERLRRLAQGIIVEQRQEIAVMQAILAEKGAPPSVPHQHQGDGK is encoded by the coding sequence ATGCGCTTGAAACTGATACTGGGCCTTGCCGGCCTCGGCCTCGCGGCATCCGCAGGCGCACTCGCAGCGGCGCCTCAGGACTTCGCCACCGACATGGCCGCCGCGATGGAGCAGATGCATCATGAGATGATGGTCGCGCCGTCCGGTGATCCGGACCGCGACTTCGCGGCGATGATGATCCCGCATCACCAGGGCGCAATCGAGATGGCACAGGCGCAACTGCGCTACGGCAAGGACGAACGCCTGCGCCGTCTCGCGCAGGGCATCATCGTTGAACAGCGTCAGGAGATCGCGGTCATGCAGGCGATCCTTGCCGAGAAGGGCGCACCGCCGAGTGTGCCTCACCAGCATCAGGGAGACGGAAAATGA
- a CDS encoding uracil-DNA glycosylase, with the protein MAWLDDPDLIKRRRQSLADAHVAQLECWREGLLADGRPVPHFDPADGGVDARLLLLLETPGPGPERTRFVSRDNPSGTARNLRRYLDEAGIDRSDFVLWNTVPWIMHPPGARNRTLRKAEIDAGLATLPGLLALLPKLKVCLLAGRVATKAGQLVSAHDASIKVMPMPHPSPANVCTSPQVMDRLRAAFSEAAALLNQS; encoded by the coding sequence ATGGCCTGGCTCGACGACCCCGACCTGATCAAGCGACGGCGGCAGTCCTTGGCGGATGCGCATGTCGCACAGCTCGAATGCTGGCGCGAAGGGCTGTTGGCCGACGGCAGACCTGTGCCGCATTTCGACCCGGCGGACGGCGGGGTCGACGCCCGGCTGCTGTTGCTTCTCGAAACCCCCGGTCCCGGGCCTGAGCGCACCCGCTTCGTGTCGCGCGACAATCCGTCCGGGACCGCCCGCAATCTGCGGCGCTATCTCGACGAGGCCGGCATCGACCGGTCCGATTTTGTACTCTGGAACACCGTGCCTTGGATCATGCATCCACCCGGTGCCCGCAATCGCACCCTGCGCAAAGCCGAGATCGATGCCGGGCTGGCCACGCTCCCCGGGCTTCTCGCGCTGCTGCCCAAGCTGAAAGTCTGCTTGCTGGCCGGCCGGGTGGCGACCAAGGCCGGACAACTCGTGTCGGCGCATGATGCTTCGATCAAGGTCATGCCGATGCCGCATCCCAGCCCGGCCAACGTCTGTACAAGTCCTCAGGTTATGGATCGCCTTCGCGCGGCGTTCAGCGAAGCAGCGGCCCTGCTCAACCAATCGTGA